Below is a window of Streptomyces sp. NBC_01429 DNA.
CTGTTCGGCATCACGGAAAAGACCGCCATGCACTACGTCGGCGTCGCCCATCCGGAGAGGACCTCCCAACTCCCCCGGTGACGGCCGAGGTCAACCGACCGAATTCGGCGGCGCCCCGGTCGGCGGCGTCACGCTGCTCACCGACGGCCCGCCGGGCGCCCGGCCCACTGGCTGGCCTACTTCGCGTGAGGAGACAGTTCTCGGATCAACATCCATGCCGCTGGAGCCGGTTGCCAAGGTCATCGGGGAGTGGCGGGGTCGTCGTCTCCAGGCCGGGGGCCGGCCCCACGTGACATCCCCGCGCCAGGCGGCCGGCACGGTGTCCGCCTCCTCGGGCGAGCGCCTCCTGGATGCCTGCCGGGAGACCGTGCGGGTGCGGCTCCTGGGACTTTCGCCCGCACAGTGCCCGGTGCGAAGGCCCGCACGGGCGAGGTGAACGGCCACCTCGATGTCCGGCTCGGTCGACCGTGACGGGCGGAGGTGGTGGCCGGTCACCCGATCGGGTCGGGACCGGGTTCGTGCCGCGGAGCGTGGGCAGTCTGTCCTGGCACATGCCGGACATCTTGGTCGAAGGAGTACGTACATGTTGGTAAACGAAGCCGAGTTGCGGAGCCTGTTCAACTCGCTCGACCTCAACAAGAACGGCGTCCTCACCCGGGGCGAGCTGATCACCGCCCTGCGGGTGAAGGCGCGCAAGGAGGGCGGTACCTCCGAGTTCGCCTTTGCGGACTTCAAGGACATCGACGAGGCCATTGAGTTCTTCGACAAAAGCGACGCCGACCACAACAAGGAAATCACCTTCGACGAGTTCACGAAGACGTTCAGCACACGATGAACCCCACCCACCGGACCCAGGCCCGCTCACCGGACCCAGGCAGACCGGGGCCGGCGAGACGGGACAGCCAGGACGCTCTGTCGGACACGTCGCAGCGGTCGGTGCCCACGGATGCCCGCCGGCGGGGTTACCCGCCTGCGGGCACGGGATCCTCGCCGGTGCCGGGGTGAAGTAGAGGGTGCAGTTGGTGAGGCCGGTGAGGTCCAGGAGCTCGCGGTCGTCGTACTCCGCGTTGGGCGCGGGCGTTCCCACTGAACCTTGAGTGGCCCAGCTGACCAGGCCCGGCCGTGCGGGACCTGGTCAGTGCCGGGTCCGGAGGTCAGCCAGCGATGAGGCCGGAGTCGCTCAGCTTCTCGCGGACTTCGTCGAGGGAAGCATCAGATGACGGAAGGACTAGGTCGCTGGCTTCCTGAGCATCATCGGGCAGCGAGGTGCCCACCTCTCGAACCTTGCCGAGAAGAGCGGCCAAGGCGCCCCCAAGGGCTTCCTCGTCGTGGTCTTCCACCGCGGAAACCACCTGACTGTCCAGCGCATTCAGCACGTCGAGGTTGGATTCCGCCACCGTCCACTGACCCTCGCCCATGATCCTTACGATCACCGCGGTTCCTTTCGTTAGAAGGTCTTCGATACCCGTCCCCCAACGAGCGGATGACCAAGGGAGACACGCTGATCAAGATCGTCCGGAACCCTGCGATGGCTCTGCCGCCCCAAGACGCCGGAGATCAAACGATCCGGAACCTTCGGTGAGAACGCTCAACCTTCCCTACTTGTACTGCGGGACAGGGCGAGTCCTCCTCCCAGCGCCGCTCAGGTCGGGAAGGCGGCGGTCTCCGGCTCAGTCTCGACGGCGCCACGGGCAGCGAGGTAGCGCTCGGCGTCCAGGGCCGCGGCCGCGCCGGTGCCGGCGGCGGTGATGGCCTGGCGGTAGGTGTGGCCGACGATGTCGCCGGCAGCGAACACCCCCGGCACGCTGGTGCGCGTGGTCGGGGCGGCGACGGTAGCCCTCGGCGCCCAGGTCGAGCTGGCCGGTGAACAGCTCGGTGCTTGTGAGGCTTCGCCAGATCCCTGACCCGCCGGGTCCTCCAGCTTCCAGTCGAGATAGCGCTTGCCGGGGAAGACGGGGCAGGTGTCGCCGCAGCCCATGGTGATGCAGACGTCCGACTCGCGGACAGCGGGCGGTTCGACGGTCTTGCCCACGTCGTAGTGGGGTGCGGGATGACGATTGATTTAGTCACTCTATGGAGTGAATCTTTGACGTTGGGTGATCAAGTGGGGTTCCATGAAGGCGCCACATTGCTTACGCCGCCGGTCGGCCGGGACCGCGGCACGCGAGGAGGGGAATCAGCATGGGGATCCACTACAACGGTCCGGGCGGTAAGAAGCAGCCGCTGCGGGGCGGGATGGCGTTCGTCCTGTACTGGGAGAACGGTGACGACGGGCGGAAGATGCATCCGGTGGGGCTCGTCGGCAAGGACATGTCGCCCAAGGCGGGGGCGCCCTCCGGCCTGGTGCAGTTCCGGTTCAGCACCACCGCCACCGAACTCGACACATACGCCCTCAGGACCAGCCAGCTCCAGTGGCGGCCCGGCAACGGCCACTGGCAGAGCCTGTACCTGCGCAAAGGCAAGGACTACTACCTCGCCACGGACGGCGATTGGAAGATGCCCGCCATCAAAGATGCCGCGATCACCAGCGCCCACATTGCGTTCAGGCTGCGCATGGATATCGCGGGCAAGGGCGATATGTGGATCTCTGACGATCAGAACACTGGCAGCATCCGCATGCGGGACACAGAAGATGCCAGTGCTCGCCTGGTGGCCGTGCGGCGAGGGCCGGACGATGCCCCCGACGACCCCTTCGGGACGGAACAGAACTTCCCGGTCTACACCCTCGACGAGCTGAACAACATCTGAGGCTCCGTCTGCGATGCCTGCCCGGAGGCCGGGCAGGCATCGGGCGTAGGTTGCCGTCTACTTCGACTTCGGCCTGATCATCGCGAACGCCGCTCCCTCACGGTCGGCGGTTACCGTCGTCCGGCCCATCCGGGTCTCGGACGGCGGGATGAGGACCATGCCGCCCTGCCTGGCCAAGGCGTCCGTGCTGGCATCCGCGTCGTCGACCGCGATGAAGGGCAGCCAGCGCGCCGACATGTCGGGCAAGGTGACCGACGTGATGGTGCCGAATGTACGGCCGCCGACCCGCATGTCCTGTTCGGACTCCAGGCCCTCAACGAGCGTCATCTCGATGCCGAACACCTCTGAGTAGAAGGCGGCGGCGGCAGGCACGTCACTGGTGTGCAGCTCACTCCAGGAGAGCGAGCCGGGCTCGTTGACGACCTGGGCGCCGGAGAACTTGCCGGGCTGCCAGACGCCGAACACGGCGCCCTGCGGGTCCGCGGCGATCAACATCCGGCCGCGGTCTGCGACGTCCGCCACGGGATAGAGCACGGTGCCGCCCGCGGCGTCGATCGCGGCTCCGGTGGCCTCCGCGTCGGTGCTGGCCAGGTAGGTGATCCAGGCAGTCGGCGGCTGCGTCATGCCCTCGCCGCTTGGCATGGCCGGGCCGATAGCGGCCACGGCCTTTCCGTTCACCTCGCAGACCGCGTGCCCGTCGAGCTCTGCCGGGCCCACGTCGAACTTCCAGTCGAACAAGGCCTGGTAGAAGTCCAGTGCCGCCTGCTGGTCCTTGGCTGAAAGGTCGACCCAGCACGGCGTGCCGGTCGCGTACGGGGTGGTGACTTCGGGCATCACTTACTCCTGATGGTGACGTAGTGCAATCAACAGGTCACTCTCTCGATGCCGGCAAGCCGACGGCCACCCGACACGCCGTCAGCCTTGTCACCTACGAATGGGGGCTTTCGGGTGTAAGTACGGCCTCAGAGAACGTCGGTACAGCGGTGGCGCTGAGAACGATCATGGTCGGGGTGCAAGCATGCCGACCCGGTTCTCGCACTCGGCCCTGACCGTCCCGCTCGGCGGCTACGGATCGCTCTTCTCTCCCTCCTGGCCACTGTCCTGTCTCCGTGGCCGCCGCGCTCAGCTCAGCGCCTGTGTCTGATCCCGGAGCCCGTCGACACGGCGCAGGGCCCGGAGCCGCAGACGGCTTCGGGCTCTGCTGCTGCGCTATGTGATCACTAACGAGCTCGTGCATGGTTAGCGCTGGTGCGTCGAGGGCTGCGGATTGGCCGTCGTGAGGCGGTGCCCGCCGACGTGGAGGCGTTCAAGTTCTGGAGGATGGCTGATCCGGCGAACCTGCGCCGGGTGGCGGCCGGGACGTTCAAGAGTGTGCCCGCGCCGACAGGACGCCCTGCCTGGAACCCCTTGCGGCCACGGACGGCCAGCAGCCGGTCGCTGCCGGTGATCCGCCGTGCTGGTTCCGTCAGTTCGCATACCAGCAGACTCATCCTCACGGCCTTCGTCTCGGTCACGTGCACCTTGGTCGGAGCACAGGATCAGACGAAGGCCGACCTCACGTCCGGCGAACCCCCAGGTGAGCGACTCAGTTCAAGAAGCCGTTCGAGGCCCGGTAGATAAAGAACGACCTCGCCGACGTTGTCCTACGAAGCGATCAAGTCGCGTATCCCAATTAGCGGTCGAGTCGTCGCGGGGCTCCGGGCGGCCAAGTTCTTTGAGCCATCCAACGGCGACAAGCTCACAGCCATACCCAGAACCCCCGGGCCCGTCGATCTTACGAATGACCGACTCAGACCCACGCCTGGAAGGTAGGACAAGCTGACGGCCCGCCGACGGGATGTAGACCGGGGGCGACTGGCGGTCGGCCCGGCCGGCGGAAGCCTCGCGTGCGGTCCGGGCGCTCGTCGGCGGTGAAGGAGACCTCGGCGGCCCTGGCCGGGGTGAGGGGAGGCAGCCGGTGGCGGTGCACGGGCCCCACGGGTTCAGTGCACCGCCACCGATACCGGCTCGGGCGGCTACTTCCCCCACCAGATGCCGCCGGTGCTGACGGTCTTCTTCTTCTGGAAGGCCCGCACGGTCTTGGTGCCGTCGCCAGGCTCCTGGCCGAGATCGCGATCGATGGTGTAGGTGACCGCGCTCGCGTGGGACCCAAGAGCGATCAGGTGCATGGCCGTGCCCTTGAAGTAGTAGAAGAGGGTCACGCCGCCCTTCGTACCGGACTTGCCCCGGCTGGTGTGGTAGGCAGACCGCCGCCAAGGCCCACCGCGCCGAAGCCGCAGCCGCTCAGTCGACCGACGACGTCGTGGACGCGCCGGCGACCCGGTCGTGCTGCCCGCGCCGCGCCCGGCCGCCGTCGTCCCCGCTCCGGAGGAGCCCGCCGACATCGACGACGACCAGGAGCTGGTCCGGAATGCTGCCCTCGGACCGGCGCGTGGTCGCGGCGTTCGTGGTGAAGGCCCTGGCCGGGCAGGAACTCGTGGTGAACGGGCCGGACGCGGTCAGCAGCCTCTGCTACGTCGACGATTTCGTGGCCGGGCTGATCGCCATGATGGAGTCGGATGCCCCCGGGCCGGTCAACCTTCGGTGCCGGCGAGGGCACCGGGATCGGGAACCTGGCCGCACTGGTGGTCGCCACGGTCGGCTCCGGCACTGTCAGGACCGGCGCGAGCGCGGAATCGGGGGGGGGCGCCGCGCGCTGCCCCGACATCACGCTCGCCCGGGAAACCCTCGGATGGAAGCCCACCACCGTGCTGGAGATCGAGACCCGGGCGCCGTCTTCACCGCTGTGCCGGGCACCGCCGACAACGGACGCCGCCGGACCCTGCCCCACCCGGCGCCTCGAAACCGTCAGCGAGCGGGCCGCGAGGGAAGCGCGGGGCGGTCGCGGCCGCCTTCTTCGCCGCCGGGCGGCACGACGTCGCCGGACGGACGGGACGCTCGGGCGCGGCTGCGGCGGCGCTGCCCGCGAGTGGCGCTGCGTGGAGGAACTCGTACGAGTGAACGTACCCATGCGACCTGGTCACCCATAGGAGTCGTTCGGCACTGTGGGTAGTCAATTGTTTGGTGTGCAAGGGAGGTTCCTCATGACGGTTTTCAGGAAATCGCCTGTCGTCGCCGTGGCGGCCGGTGCGGCGTGTGTGCTCGCCGCGGGTGCGGTCGCGGTCGCGGTGCCGGACAAGGCGCCCGCCGCCCCGGCCGCGGCGCCGGTCGCGGTGGCTCCGTACGCGCGGGCCGCGGCGGTCGTCGACGCGGCGGGCAAGCTGATCCGGGGCAAGGCCGTCACGTCGGTCCAGCGCAAGGGCGTGGGCGAGTACTGCGTGAACGTCTCCGCCTCCGGGTTCAACGTCACCACCGCGGTGATCCTGGT
It encodes the following:
- a CDS encoding EF-hand domain-containing protein; this translates as MLVNEAELRSLFNSLDLNKNGVLTRGELITALRVKARKEGGTSEFAFADFKDIDEAIEFFDKSDADHNKEITFDEFTKTFSTR
- the pspAA gene encoding PspA-associated protein PspAA; protein product: MIVRIMGEGQWTVAESNLDVLNALDSQVVSAVEDHDEEALGGALAALLGKVREVGTSLPDDAQEASDLVLPSSDASLDEVREKLSDSGLIAG
- a CDS encoding VOC family protein gives rise to the protein MPEVTTPYATGTPCWVDLSAKDQQAALDFYQALFDWKFDVGPAELDGHAVCEVNGKAVAAIGPAMPSGEGMTQPPTAWITYLASTDAEATGAAIDAAGGTVLYPVADVADRGRMLIAADPQGAVFGVWQPGKFSGAQVVNEPGSLSWSELHTSDVPAAAAFYSEVFGIEMTLVEGLESEQDMRVGGRTFGTITSVTLPDMSARWLPFIAVDDADASTDALARQGGMVLIPPSETRMGRTTVTADREGAAFAMIRPKSK